In Oscarella lobularis chromosome 18, ooOscLobu1.1, whole genome shotgun sequence, the following proteins share a genomic window:
- the LOC136198193 gene encoding trafficking regulator of GLUT4 1-like yields MQQQPQHELPTVVAAGEYRSSPYVGQTVAEKPSDYYTLSIFTLLCCCWPIGFYALKYSNKVRNLFAAGDLNGAKEASKNAITANIIGIILGVLVLVGVIVYVVMVVI; encoded by the exons ATGCAGCAACAGCCGCAGCACGAATTACCTACAGTGGTCGCCGCTGGCGAATATAGAAGCTCTCCTTATGTCGGCCAAACG GTGGCTGAAAAGCCCAGCGATTATTATACTTTGTCGATATTCACTCTCCTTTGTTGCTGTTGGCCTATCGGTTTTTATGCCCTGAAGTACTCAAACAAG GTTCGAAATCTCTTTGCCGCAGGCGATTTGAATGGGGCCAAGGAAGCATCCAAGAACGCTATTACTGCTAACATTATTGGCATTATCTTGGGAGTGTTAGTTCTTGTAGGTGTCATTGTTTATGTCGTAATGGTCGTCATTTGA